The genomic segment GACTCGCGGTCTTTCTCGACACGCCCCTGCCAATCCGCCCGCAGGCGCCAGGCACCGGCATTGGCCCCAAGTGTTCCGTTACCCGTGAGGTCATTGCGGGTACCGTCATGCCTGCGGTAGCTCGACTGCGCCGTCATGTTGTAGTCAATCAGCAGCCCGGGCACCCCTTCATCCCAGCGCGAAGGCGGGTCCCAGTTGATGGCGCTGTATTCCAGATAGGCCTGGGGCAGATTGATGCTCAGTGTGGAGGTGGCCAGGTCTGCGCTGACCTCCATACCGGGCAAACCTTGAGGGTCCAGGCACTGCCCGTCTTTCCACCAGCGCAGTTTTGCAACGCCGGATTGTTTCAGGCCCAACTGCTCTACAAGTTCTGGCGATAAACAGGCCTGACTTCCCTTGGGATCATCATCGGGCGGATAGAACGCCACTGACTGCTCAATAATTGGCTGGGTATTTAACTGCACCACCATCGAGTAGTTGCCGGGCAAGATAAACCCGCTGCGTGCAAACCGAGACAAGTCAATATTGGTTCGATCACTCAGATCAAGAACGTCGGTATTAAACTCAATATCCCCGGCGCCCATTGCAGTTCCTGCCAGTGATATCAACCCGCCAAAGAAGCCCGGGCGAAGCGTATTTATGACTTTCGACGCATTCCACATGCAAGCAACCCATCATTCTTCAAAAGTATTCCAACTTGAACCGCACGGCGGCCGTGTGATCCCCCGCCAATAGCGGCACTCCGTTGCCCACCAAGTGCACCGTGTAGTTGAGCGTCATGTCGCCATCGACCACCGGATGCAGCGCCATCGGCACTCCCGGAACACTCTCCTCACCCGCCGCATCCTGAATATGGAAGGCAACCCCTTGCGAGCTGCCAAAGGCAGCAAAAGAGCGCCCGCCCCTGTCGGCAGGGCCGTCGAATGTCACGCGCAGATGTTCCCAATCCGGCAGCGTTGCGCCGGGGCGCGAGGGATCGGGACGAGTGACCGAGCAATTCACCAGACGCAACTGGAAGGGCTTTTTTTGCCCCTCCCCGTCTCGTAAAAGCCGGCCTATGGGTTCGGAATCCATCTCGATGGTTTGATCGACAGTGGCCGTTTCCAGCCCGCAGGCTGAATCGATGACCACGCCTCCCAGCGTGACGACCCCATCGCCTTGCGCATCCGCCTGCGCGAATACCCAAGGGCTGATGAACATCGTCAATGAGGAGCCGATAGCGAGACTTATGAATGTTTTCACCTGAACCTCCCGCCAGCTTCCCCCCGCCACCCGAAGTGGCGGGGGAAAAACTTACTGATAAGCCAAGGTGAAATTGGTGACCGCGCTGAACTCACCAGGAACGATTGGGCCGGTGGCCTGGCCTTGTACGTGGGCACCGAATTCCAGCGTGTTGTTACCGTCGGAAATGATCTGCGGGGTCGTAGGGGTACCCAGCACAATAGGTCGGCCGCCATGGGTCATCATGATGCCGATGCCGCCCGCGTCGCCGACAGTGCCGATCGCGCCAGGAACAATGGTCGACTGCGCGCCAGTGAAGGCAGTGGTCACCGTCTTGTCAGTGAGGCTGGACAGATCGCAGCCTTCAAGCTCGATAAAAAAGCTGCGGGCTGTCGACTTGCCGCCAGATTCCAGCTGATGCTTTGCGATTGCACCCAGGCGAACCGTCTGATCTACGGAGTCAGGCTTGATAGAGCAAGCACCCGAATGCACCGACCCCAAAAACGTAACCGTTCCATCCGCCGCATGAGCAACAGAGATCGAGCCTGCCAAGAGCCCGAGAGTTAACAGCGTGGTTTTCACTTTAGATTTCATTTGCAGACGCTCACATAATATTGAATATCACAACGGAATCCTGGCCGCGGTTGTGCGCAGGACTTGTTAAGCGCTTGAACAGTTTCCTGAAAGTGTTGGAGCGTTCAATTTTTCCAACTATTTGCATTGCAATTCAGGACACCGCTCAACGCCTGGCAATTATCCATAGCGATGCTTAATAAAAAAGTCGTCCGATTCACTTAATTGCGTAGTCTTGTCACACCAAGTCACGCGGGAAAATTATGGCTATTTGCCAAAACTTTATAGTCGTCCGTAAGAATAAGACTACGCGCGAATTAGTGAGAATTATTTACAGAAAAACACGTCCGTAAGAATAAGATTACATACTCTAAAGAACAACAGTAATTACTGAGGAAGACCAACTAACGAGTTGATGAATGTGTCGAGGGGAGCTGCATCTGGATGGAGGCGAGCAAACGCTCACGGGGGATGACCGTTAGAAGTGCTGGGAGTGGTCAACGCGGCGGAACAGCAAAACCTGCAATGCGCGGCGGATGTCGAAGGAGCGCGATTGTCGAATTGCAGGATAAATATCTACACATCTTGTATGTGTCACGTCACAGATTTTTTCCGACCCTCTAAAGATGTGTAGATGTCCAGCCTTCAGGGCCTGGCCCGCCCTGCCACGGCAATGACCGTGGCAGGGCGTCAGCAACATGGCTCGGATCACATTGCAACCATCAGCTCGGGTGCGAATTTATAGTACGACTTCCAATGCGCGGGAACTGCTCGGCTGGTGAGCAGAGCATTGACCAGTGCTGAATCACCGCTTTCACACAGGATCAACCGAACGGCCAGTTCCGTGGCCTCAGATACCGGGACCAGATAATTGATGATCAGATTTCGGGCAACCTTGTTGACGGCTTTTTTTTCTTCATCTTCCAGTCCATCCAGGATCCCCATACCGCTGGACGGCTGCATCAATCGGGCCTCCAGCAACGCCTGGGACCCCGTACTGATGAAAACAATGCTCTGAAACTCAGCGCGGTGAAGCGCATCGATTTTTTTAACCAGCCAGCTATCAGCAGGATTACGACGCAAAATGTACTGGATGAAGGCTTTGATGCCGTAAAACGATGGTTCTTTTCGACGGGACTCAAACGCCGCAAGCTTGGCCAGCCGCCTGTAATCCACCAATAGATACTTCAGTCCTACCACGCAAACCCCGGCCAGGATCAGTACCACATTCTCGGCAAAACGCCCCTGAATATGGCCCCAACTCAAGGTTTCAGTGGTCGTGACCAAGGCCTTCATAACGGTCGTATCGTGATACTTGTAGAGCGCCCTGAATACCACCCCGAACCCCAGCATCACCAAGACAATTTTTGATGTCAGGAATGGGTCACCCAGGCGTCTCGCCAACCTGAAGGACAATGGACTGACGTCGTCAGCTCGAACAAAGGGGATATACCTTCCCATGCCCTCCTTGAAGAAAGCCAAATATTTGAAGTAACTGTTTGGCACTGTCGTCCGGTTGACCTTCCGGATCAGCACAAACAAGTACCAGGGCGAAAGTAAAATCCACCGAAGGACTTTTGCTGACATGCAGGCGCACGATTTCAACCAGCTCCAGCCCGATTTGCACCACCGTCGCAAACGGGCGGCCCCCGAGACCGGAGACTGCGCAATTGGCGTATTCAATGCACGCTCACCGGCCGAGGGTGGCGTGCTTTCGTTCAGGGCGGACTGGGTGACTGAGGCGCTATCGACGGGGGATGACATTGAAATCCTTTCAAGTATTTCGAATTAAAGCGGTTGAGGGTCGAGATAATAGCTTATGGCCACCACTCCAACCTCTTTTTACGACGCCCATAAAAAAACCCGCCGAAGCGGGTTTTTCCAAGACCATTACGACTCCCTGTCGTCAGCAATCCTTGCTGTTGGCCGATCATCCATGATCCTGAGCACTCCCTGTGCTGCAGTTGATGGGTTCAGATTAAGCCTGTGGCGGGCACCTGAACAGACGACATGTTCGTGGCCGCGTGTAAGCTTTTGACCATTTGAACGCAGGACTTTTCACCAGACATAAAAAAACCCGCCGAAGCGGGTTTTTCCAAGACCATTGCGACTCCCTGTCGTCAGCGCTCCGTGCTTATGGTCGATCATCCGTGATCCTGAGCACTTCCTGTGCTTCAGTTGATGGAGCTAGATTACGCCTCGAATCCAAAGTGCAATAGACGACATAGCTACCACCGCGTGTAGGACATTCGCCATAGCAACCCTTCCGAAAACCCTTAGGCGTGTCAGATTTCGAGCATCGAGGCCGCGAGATTGGCGACCTGCAGCTGACCTTCCGCCGCCAGGGTGTCGTCATCCTCCAGGAACCACGCCGCCGATAACCCTGCAAACGCCAGCACCCATTGGAGCAATCGCCGGCGCTCCAATCCGGCAGCCTCGGCGACGACGTTGACTTGCCGCCCGAAGCGCCACGGATCAGTTGCAGTAGGCAAATCGGGATTGCAAATCAGGTTGGCGTAGTCGTAACCCCGTTCACCGATCACTCGCTTGGGATCAATGGCCAGCCAGCCTCGCAGGCCAAAATCGAGGACGTTGTCGTGATGCATGTCACCGTGCAATACCACCACATCCTGCGGATCGGCCAGCAATGCTTCGGCGGTAGCAAAGCTCAGGGAATAAAGGCCGCCATGGTGGGTAGCGGCTTGGCGTAACGAGGAGAACCAAAGAAATAAAGGCACCAGTGGTGGCGGCTCCGATGAGCGCGGAGCATGCAGACGCGCCAGTGCCGAGCAGAGAATGCGGCTTGCCTTGTCGTCCTCGCCGTTGAGCGCCATGTGCATCAGCGAACGGCGGCCCATGGCCCGCTCGATCAACAAGCCGTCGCCATGATGTGCCAAGACACGCGCCGCGCCCTCACCGTCCCACCAGGTCATCAACAGGTTGCCGAACTTTTCCTCGGCATCCACGGCAACTTTCAGCATCGCGGGTACATCGCCCCTACGCACCGGCAACAAACGACCGCCCGGCGTGATGATCGGCTCGCCGTCCGGCACCAGCGCCCAACGTGTCAACCAGGGTTCAAACATGCCGGCATCAGCCTCCTTGATGCACATGTGTCTTGGCGGTGGTTGTCAGAAACTGTTCGATGTTGCTCATCTGCTCGTCCCAGCCACGGCTGTCCATGCGGAATGCCTTGAGCCGGCGATATTGGGGGACGTGATCGAAACCTGACTCGGTTACTTTCAGCAACGTACCGTTGTCCATGTCCTGAAGTTCGAACAACACCAGCGTGGTGGGTTCCTGGGTGTAGTCGACGTCCGGCTCCACCGCATAAGGGTGCCAGCGGAACGAAAACACCCGCTCCGGCTCGACCCGCTCGACGAGGACGTTCCACAACAGATGTTCATAACCGGGGTACGTCACCTGCCCTTGCGTCCATTCACCGGCGACAAAACGCTTGCCCTCGAGCGCCACGCCAAACCATTGGCCAAATGCCTCGGCATTGGCCAGAGCGCGCCAGACTTGCGAACGCGGCGCCTTGAGCAGGATCTTCCTTTCGATACGATCTGATGCTGGGTTCATAAGTCACCTCCTGTATTGAACAGTAGGCCTGTAAGACCATAAGTCCAACCCTAAGTTGTATCTGGCGGTGGCTGTCATCCCGCGTTCGGGAAATATCCAGGCGCATTTTCAAGGGCCAAGAAGCAGTAGCCGACCCGCCGAAACTGTTAACGTTTGCAGCATAGTTGAACCGGACAAGGACCGATGACACCTCAATGGCCCTTTGCCTGGCTGAAAGCCTGCTGAGCAAAAAAGGTTTCGACGCAACCGATCAGATGGGCCGTTACCTCAACTGGTGGCAATGGGGGGTATCTGAGTTCAACCGGCGAATGCTTCGACATTGGCATGACGGTAAGGGACGCCCTGAAGCGCTATCAGGAAACCGGTGACCCGTTCGCAGGCTCCTCCGATCCTTGTACGGCCGGCAATGGCTCTTTGATGCGGCTGGTGCCCGTGGTGTTGTACTACTTCCCTGACCTGGATCAGCTCAGCACTCACGCTGCGAACAGCTCACGGGTGACGCATGCCGCGACAGAAGCAATTGAATGCTGTCAGTTGTTCGCCGGGCTGATTGCCAAGGCGCTTCAAGGCTTGTCCAAACCGGATCTGCAAAGGCTGACAGAGACGACGTTCATTGAGCCAACCACTCATGACCGCTCCCGGTAGACACTTCGCTACACTGCAGCTCTACATTCCCTGACACAGCGAGATTTCCCATGCACCTTCGCTTTCTTCTGGCGCTGACACCTCTGTTGCTCAGCCCCCTGGCCCATGCCGTGGACTGCGACAATGCCAGCGATCAGGCCACCATGAATCAGTGTGCCTCCGAGCAGAACAAGACCGCGGATAAAGAGTTGAATACGCTTTATCAGCAAATCACCACGCGATTGAAGGACAACCCGGAGGCGAAAAAACTGCTGGTCGGCGCCCAACGTTCGTGGATCGGTTTTCGGGATGCGGAGTGCAAGTTCTCGGCGTCCGGGGTGGCAGGCGGCAGTGTGTACCCGCTGATCTACAACAATTGCGTCACGGACCTGACCAAGGTGCGGGTCGAGGCATTCAAGAATTACTTGAAGTGTCAGGAGGGGGATATGAGTTGCCCTGTGCCTTCCGCCCCTTGAAAAGATAGACCTCCCCGCTCAATAGCAAAGTGCCTGCTACGCTTGCATTTCGCACATCATGTGCCCTACGCCTCAAACCACCGAAAACCTGAGGAAAGCATCATGGGATCAAAAGGAAATGATCATAACTGCACCCATTGCGGCTGCGAAAACCCGATATGGAAGGCGCTCAAACACACCCTCGACCTGACAGCCCACACGGGCAAGGGGTCCTCGCTCGCACCAGAACCCGGCAGCGAGTCGATCATCTTCACCGGCGGCGTGATTTACCCACTCAAGGACGGCAACATGGATGACCGGGTCGAAGCCCTGGCCATCCATGGAGGCGACGTTGTCGCCTCTGGCAGCCTCGCCGATGTCCGGGCTCGCATGAAAGCCAAAGGCATCAACTGCAAGACTCAACAACTGGAAGGCAAAACCCTGCTGCCCGGGTTAATCGAGCCTCATGTGCACATCGTGCAGACGTCTGCCATACAAGGCTGGCTGGACCTGGGCGCCATCGTGGAGTTATCGCCTGCGGACTTGGCCAAGGACCGGTCGGACCCGGCGGCACTCAAGAAAGACCAGCGGTTGCGCCCCCGTTATGACTGGAACTGGCTGAAGGATGAAATCCGTAAAAACATTCCCAAGGACAGTTCGACCTGGATTCTCGGCCGCATGGTCGACCCGGCGCTGATGCCGTTCAAGGAGGTGAAAAACGATCTCAACCAACTTACGACGTTTTATTGCGACCTCAATGAAACCGGGGACAAGGTCGGCAATCTTGACTGCATCGTGACGCAAAACCCGTTGCTGATGATCAGCGCCTCGATGCACACCATTTATTTGAATACCGCGGCGTGCAAGGCCGTCTACAACAGCCAGAACGCACACAGCAAAGCATTGCGCGAGCAATACCGGACCTTCCAGGCATACCTCGACGCCACCCGTGGCAACCTCCAGGAAGAAGCCGGCATGCTGCCAGCCATCTATTCGATTCCGTTCAAGCAGGCCCTCGACCTGTTGAACATCTTCAGCCACATCAAGGACTATTTCGAACAGGCGTCCCGCCGGGGGGTGACCCTGCTCTACGACGCCATGATGGACAAGGTATCCAAAAATATCCTGAAAGCGTATGACCTGATGCACCACCGCAACGTACGGATCGGTTATGCCGTGCTCTACGACAGTAAAGATTCGAAACAAAAGGCTGATTTCCCTGTTACCAAGGAAGCCGCCAGAAGCTTTTATCAAGCCGGGCTCAAGGTGATATCGGATGGCTCCAACCAGGGGCTGACGGGCTACCAGGCCCAACCGTATTGCTGTAAGACGAAGCCCGAGTTGGGCAACTTCAACTTCTGTGATCCGGATGGAACCACGACCCCGACGGTGATTCCCGACGCTTATCAGGCGACCATCAACGAAGCCATGGCCACCGGCTGGCCACTGATGATTCATGCCAACGGTGACCGGGCAATCAGCTTCACACTGTCCGCCTACGAGACAGCGCTGAAAAAAAGCAGTGGACTTGAAAAAAGACACCGCATCGAACACTGTTCGCTGCTGTCCGACGCCCATCTGCAGAGCATGAAAAAACTGGGCATCTCTCCCAGCTTTTTGATCGGTCACGTCGGTTACTGGGGTTATAGTTTCGAAAAGGCGATTTTCGAGGACAAAGCCACACAGATGCTTGATCTGTGCAAGTCGGCCCTGGAGCACGATCTGAGAATCTCCCTGCACAGCGATTGTTCGGTCACACCACTGGGGCCGCTGCGCTCCATGGAGCAAGCCGTGACCCGAAAAATGGAGGGCATGCGCGATGACCAGGGCCTGTTTATCAGCGACCCGCGTAGGCAACCGATCCTCAACGAAGCCGAGTGCCTGTCACGCAAACAAGCCTTGAAAGCCATCACCTATGACGCCGCCTGGCAATGCCATGCCGAGAACTGGATGGGATCGTTACAGGATGGCCACTTTGCTGACCTGGTGATTCTTGAACAGGACCCGCTCGACGAAAAAGTCCCGGCCACCAGTATCCGCGACATCAAGGTATGCGAAACCTGGAAAGGCGGCCGCAAGGTGTATACCAGCCTGGACAGCTAACCCATAAAAACGTGGATGCGGGCTTGCTCGCGATGCGGGTCGCTCCTTCCTTTTCGATACTGAAAGCGCTGCAAGTCAGTTATTGATCAGGAAGGAGCATGCGTCTGCGAGCTTTCGTGAGACCGTGCCGGAAAACATTGGGCCTTAAACGTGAGGATCGCCTGGGGCCTTGGCGGGCGCGGCGTATTGTGGTTTCAGATGACCCTCCTGATCGAGCAACCAGGCGTCCATGATCTGCCGCACCACTGGGCCGGCGACACGACCACCAGCCTCGCCGTTTTCGATCATCACCGAAATGACAATCTTGGGATGTTCGGCCGGAGCAAAACCGACGAACAAGGCGTTGTCGCGGTTACGCTCCAGGGTTTTCGCCCGGTTGTAGCGCTCGCCCTGCTTGATCGCGACTACTTGTGCGGTACCACTCTTGCCGGCAATACGGTACTGGGCGCCGACGGCAGCTGCACGGGCAATACCGCGCGCGTCGTGCATCACCATCTGCATGCCGTGGTTGACCTGCTCCCAGTCACGCGGGTCCTTGAGCAGGATGTTCGGCATCGGATGTTCGTCCACCGGGGCCACGCCGTCGATGGTCTTGGCCAGATGCGGCCGGTTCCATACGCCTTTATTGGCGATCAGGGCCGTAGCCTGGGCCAGTTGCAGCGGCGTGACCTGCATATAGCCCTGTCCGATACCGAGGATCACGGTTTCACCGGGGAACCACGGCTGACGACGTGTGGCGCGCTTCCAGGCCTGAGAGGGCATCAGCCCTGCTGACTCTTCGAACATGTCCAGCGAGACCTTCTCGCCGAGACCGAACATGGCCATGTAATCGTGCAGACGGTCGATGCCCAACTTATGGGCCAGGTCGTAAAAATAGGTGTCGTTGGAGCGCATGATCGCCGCGTCCATGTCTACCCAGCCGTCGCCGCTGTGGTTCCAGTTGCGAT from the Pseudomonas sp. N3-W genome contains:
- a CDS encoding fimbrial protein, translating into MKTFISLAIGSSLTMFISPWVFAQADAQGDGVVTLGGVVIDSACGLETATVDQTIEMDSEPIGRLLRDGEGQKKPFQLRLVNCSVTRPDPSRPGATLPDWEHLRVTFDGPADRGGRSFAAFGSSQGVAFHIQDAAGEESVPGVPMALHPVVDGDMTLNYTVHLVGNGVPLLAGDHTAAVRFKLEYF
- a CDS encoding fimbrial protein; this translates as MKSKVKTTLLTLGLLAGSISVAHAADGTVTFLGSVHSGACSIKPDSVDQTVRLGAIAKHQLESGGKSTARSFFIELEGCDLSSLTDKTVTTAFTGAQSTIVPGAIGTVGDAGGIGIMMTHGGRPIVLGTPTTPQIISDGNNTLEFGAHVQGQATGPIVPGEFSAVTNFTLAYQ
- a CDS encoding aminoglycoside phosphotransferase family protein, with product MFEPWLTRWALVPDGEPIITPGGRLLPVRRGDVPAMLKVAVDAEEKFGNLLMTWWDGEGAARVLAHHGDGLLIERAMGRRSLMHMALNGEDDKASRILCSALARLHAPRSSEPPPLVPLFLWFSSLRQAATHHGGLYSLSFATAEALLADPQDVVVLHGDMHHDNVLDFGLRGWLAIDPKRVIGERGYDYANLICNPDLPTATDPWRFGRQVNVVAEAAGLERRRLLQWVLAFAGLSAAWFLEDDDTLAAEGQLQVANLAASMLEI
- a CDS encoding SRPBCC family protein; amino-acid sequence: MNPASDRIERKILLKAPRSQVWRALANAEAFGQWFGVALEGKRFVAGEWTQGQVTYPGYEHLLWNVLVERVEPERVFSFRWHPYAVEPDVDYTQEPTTLVLFELQDMDNGTLLKVTESGFDHVPQYRRLKAFRMDSRGWDEQMSNIEQFLTTTAKTHVHQGG
- a CDS encoding lysozyme inhibitor LprI family protein, producing the protein MHLRFLLALTPLLLSPLAHAVDCDNASDQATMNQCASEQNKTADKELNTLYQQITTRLKDNPEAKKLLVGAQRSWIGFRDAECKFSASGVAGGSVYPLIYNNCVTDLTKVRVEAFKNYLKCQEGDMSCPVPSAP
- a CDS encoding amidohydrolase, with the protein product MGSKGNDHNCTHCGCENPIWKALKHTLDLTAHTGKGSSLAPEPGSESIIFTGGVIYPLKDGNMDDRVEALAIHGGDVVASGSLADVRARMKAKGINCKTQQLEGKTLLPGLIEPHVHIVQTSAIQGWLDLGAIVELSPADLAKDRSDPAALKKDQRLRPRYDWNWLKDEIRKNIPKDSSTWILGRMVDPALMPFKEVKNDLNQLTTFYCDLNETGDKVGNLDCIVTQNPLLMISASMHTIYLNTAACKAVYNSQNAHSKALREQYRTFQAYLDATRGNLQEEAGMLPAIYSIPFKQALDLLNIFSHIKDYFEQASRRGVTLLYDAMMDKVSKNILKAYDLMHHRNVRIGYAVLYDSKDSKQKADFPVTKEAARSFYQAGLKVISDGSNQGLTGYQAQPYCCKTKPELGNFNFCDPDGTTTPTVIPDAYQATINEAMATGWPLMIHANGDRAISFTLSAYETALKKSSGLEKRHRIEHCSLLSDAHLQSMKKLGISPSFLIGHVGYWGYSFEKAIFEDKATQMLDLCKSALEHDLRISLHSDCSVTPLGPLRSMEQAVTRKMEGMRDDQGLFISDPRRQPILNEAECLSRKQALKAITYDAAWQCHAENWMGSLQDGHFADLVILEQDPLDEKVPATSIRDIKVCETWKGGRKVYTSLDS